In the genome of Desulfofarcimen acetoxidans DSM 771, one region contains:
- a CDS encoding aromatic acid exporter family protein has translation MFPAFIGARILKTGLAVAIATFISIQLRVEPVLFAAVSAVLNMQPSVYMSLKNAREQLYIHLSGVAVALLLGSTAGQNPLTLGLATIIEIFLCVKLKLKGSVAMGVVTAIFILNSPADQFMSHALGRTSVVLIGLAVALSVNALIVPPKYRDKFLAKIEELNELVIVVFNEAMDGFIRLDQEKFVNWKEKKTVISSLILDCQELLERCREQAEYKNIMYGGEMKNEAEFFEQYLKLNIELYYKTNSIYELIPQRLQRREQKGNREISSEFYLILDKLETGRRSVERLNRELLQAVFSQREKMQNIVDDGFWDQMSKTVADWYLKFSGSYYLYAFMEVSVVAQELRWAAVEMQRLLHLRKEIDIVNSQM, from the coding sequence GTGTTTCCGGCATTTATTGGCGCCAGGATTTTAAAGACTGGATTGGCGGTAGCTATTGCTACTTTTATTAGCATTCAGCTTCGGGTGGAACCGGTTTTATTTGCGGCAGTTTCAGCAGTATTAAACATGCAGCCCTCTGTTTACATGTCGCTGAAGAATGCCAGGGAGCAGTTGTATATTCATCTATCGGGAGTTGCCGTAGCTTTGCTTTTGGGTTCTACTGCGGGCCAGAACCCCTTAACTCTTGGCTTGGCTACAATTATAGAAATATTTTTGTGTGTCAAGTTGAAGTTAAAGGGCAGCGTGGCTATGGGGGTGGTGACAGCAATCTTTATTTTAAATTCACCGGCTGACCAGTTTATGTCACATGCTTTGGGCCGCACTTCGGTTGTTTTAATCGGTCTTGCAGTGGCTCTTTCGGTTAATGCTTTGATTGTGCCGCCTAAATACAGAGATAAGTTTTTGGCTAAAATTGAAGAGTTAAATGAGTTGGTTATAGTTGTTTTCAATGAGGCAATGGACGGTTTTATACGACTGGATCAGGAAAAGTTTGTTAACTGGAAAGAGAAAAAAACTGTAATAAGCTCTCTGATTTTGGATTGCCAGGAACTACTGGAGCGCTGCCGGGAGCAGGCTGAGTATAAGAATATAATGTATGGCGGGGAAATGAAAAATGAGGCAGAGTTTTTTGAGCAATATTTAAAACTAAATATCGAACTTTATTATAAAACAAACAGTATTTACGAATTAATTCCCCAGCGTTTACAGAGAAGAGAACAAAAGGGCAACAGAGAGATAAGCAGTGAATTTTATTTAATCTTAGATAAGCTGGAGACCGGACGCAGATCGGTAGAGAGATTAAACAGAGAACTTCTGCAGGCAGTTTTTTCCCAAAGAGAAAAGATGCAGAATATAGTCGATGACGGGTTTTGGGATCAAATGAGTAAGACTGTGGCTGATTGGTATCTGAAATTTTCAGGAAGTTACTATTTATATGCTTTTATGGAGGTTTCAGTAGTTGCCCAGGAGCTTAGGTGGGCAGCCGTGGAAATGCAAAGGCTTTTACATTTGAGAAAAGAGATTGATATTGTGAATAGTCAGATGTGA